In Heteronotia binoei isolate CCM8104 ecotype False Entrance Well chromosome 21, APGP_CSIRO_Hbin_v1, whole genome shotgun sequence, the DNA window TTAACAACCTGTTGCCCATCCTCATTCTATGCATATTTTACTTGGcataccgataaaaggtcaggaaactcttcccctgtcaaatgtacagaGCAAATTGACAACATTTCCACCAATTCTGgaacattttccaatttagcctgaccaagttccttctccaaaacttcatgGACTATGTGTCCCGGGGTGTTAGATGGTGGGCCTACAAGTGGATCTGCTggcggaggagggggaaaaggaggggcaggaggcacaagttggacaccagtgtATTTtgggggacaatctttggagagctggcttgtgttaaaaacgggcataaatttctctactgcataccgaCATTGATGCCAGGCTTGAAGAATTTTGACAGAAGCTCGAGGCTCTGTATGAAAGGTCTTCCTTATCTTCTCCCACTCctgaagtttaagagaacctccctccaGGTACCAGGGGCactgcttactgatctcttgtaacagagtcttaagttggccagaagtcacggACCCGCCGGACTTTTGGATGAGGGACCGCAGCTCCTCCAAATGTTTGCTCTGGGTTTGTGAGAACTGTCCTCCCATACTCACCAATGAAGGGGTCATAGAACATGACGGAGTGTACTCAGGGGGCCTATGCCAGGCATTGATAAGAGGGGTCCCTGCTCGCTGCGCCACTTGTAGAAATCACGACACAGGGTTGATGTTCTCTGCACCAGTCTCTGTCTGTCTGACAGTGAtcgtttattttatacattcttcattacacaatcatttactagaattatgcagaataaggagacagatgtttaccttagctCTATCCCAAATgtgtgttccaggaaggaggagaaagggtACAAAATATTCCAAGGCCCTCAGCAGTCTTGCATAAGGGCAAAGTACACAGAGGCTTAagactgccttctaagtctatagatgaagtcaGACCAAGGTTGGTGTGCCAGACTGTTGACCTTTCCTTCAGACTGTATCTTATTCCAAGAGTAAGAACAGGGAAGAGTAAGGACAGCAACAGTTGTTGGGCTGGCACCCCCCAAGGGGGGTTTCTCTGCTCCCAATGCCTCGAAAGTTAAATGTTGCACACCATGAAGGATGTAATTGggttgtaaattgttttaattaattggatctactgattttatatgtattttatgttgatgTACATTGCTTAGAGCCCAGCATCACCGGGATAAGGCAAttcacaaataataataataataataataataataataataataataatatttccaAAGACTGTCATTCTACTCTGGGGGATGTCATTCCTGTCCCAGAGCACTGTTTCTATTTCTATTGATAGAAATAATCTCATAGTAGGCtatggttttattggtttttaacttgtgaaaatgaatgttgtgagccgccctgagtccgcttgcagagagggcgggatagaaatttaatgtaataaataataataaataaataaaataaatatctgtgtgcagagaccttaatggaaaatccatcccagattttctttgcaagcccagaataaCTTCCTGGCAAAGCAGACAAAGACAAGGCTGAGGGAGCTGGTCTCTTTCGCAGCCTAGAGCTTCAAAAGGTGAGGACaggcagggaagggagaggatGGGGAAGAAAAGAACTGCAGACCAGATTAAAGCCATGGGTGGGCTGGTTCCTGCTCATGGGCCATACGTTTGACACCCATGGGTTAAATGAAGCTGAAATAATACATTAGCTTGCACCTCCAACACCTGTGCTGGATCCATCACAGCCcttaagcaggggtgtcaaactcatgagggacagatctgacataaatgtcagtttatgacacacatggctaaGACTAACAAAGTGTAACATGGGgtaccagagatacaaactttataaagattatttcagatgctgaatggcaatagcaggcatgaGTGATTGAATTAGGTGTGGGTGAAATGACAGTGGGGGAAAAGATCATAACtgaccatgttgaatgctgctgtcaAATCAAGAAACAGCAACACCAACCCACTTCAATCCAGatgcagttttctcagagcttcCCTCAgccccaacctacctcacagggttgttgtgggaagaggagtggaaggagattgtaagctgctctgagtgaaaggtggagtataaatcctcctcttcctccttttcacaGGTGGTAAAATGCCCTGGCATTTTATATTTACATAACCAAGAAACTATCACCTGGTTCCAGTCACATGATTTGTTTATTATGTACTACAAATATACATGTTCCTGTCATATCTTATCATAATTACCAGTTCAGTACCACTCTGCTAGATGCAGTGTGTGCAAGAAGAAGCCAGGAATAATCTTCTCTTCTGCAGGCATTTGCCTTATGCACCATAACGATCTCTGGCTTCTCCCAGCTTTGAATGGCCAACTGAGCAAGCTGGAACTAGAAGGTGCATATTCAGTTTTTCCAGAGGAGCCTGTATATAAAAACACATATTGTCCATTTAGATTCTTTTGTATCTTTTAATCTTTGGAGTTTTAATCTGCCTGGATCAGTCTCCATAAGAAAAAGTGTCATTGACTGAACTGCCTAGGGCAGTTTAGGGCCGATTCAGACATATAACCAAGGGGAAAACATTCTCTTACATTGGTTGTACCACCTCAAGACCACGTGGGGGTAGGTGGGTCATTTTTGTACCCCTGATGAAAATAAAACCCTGCATCAAAAAACATTCAACAACTTCTGGATACACTCTGGGAACAGACATTTAATAGTAAATGTAAGTAAATGTGAGCGGTGGCTTAatcactttaattttaaattgttttaacttttaattgttttaaactgttttgattgttttattgtgttggaagtgGCCCtcagcccactatgggaaagggtggcctataaatctgtggaaataaaaaaataaaataaaagtaaataGTAAGACTAAACTTCAGAGAAGAATGGATGACTATCCTAGAGGAATAATAGATTGTACCTTGAAACTGACACACTCCCTAAAGGAATGATGTGACATATTGCTTACCCACCTTTAGACACTCTTTAATTGCCCACTTCTTCCCTTGCAGTGATCCCCAAGGATCAGCTTCAAAGACTTTAAAATTGCTGCTAAATTTTTTCTCAGTAAATAATCAAGAGTCAATTAAAGCAACACACTTTCAGTTCAGGTAAATCTTGTATTTCTGACTTTTCATTAGCAAGGAATCTCATGTTAACTAGTTATGATGTATTGCCAAATTTATCCCTGTCTGAGAACTGAAACTACACACTCAAAATATGTGAAAGGGGGAAATAATTATTCATGCTGTGTGTTTAAAATGACAATTTACTTTCAGAAACAAACAGCTGAGATGTTTTCTCTGAGCTATAAATTCTGTGAATTTTCTGTATATCCAGACTCATTCATCTTTACATAAGCAATTAATCAATACAGGATGCAAGTACATATAAATAATTATTTTGGTAAAAGCTGCTTTATAACCAGAGAGACATCTCCCTAAGTAAATGTTCCCTGACATCAAATCCTTAAGATACAGGGTCTTTCTGTTTCATCCTTTCTTCCCTGATGGGGCCAATTCACATGATCAAGTAGTGGTGTTCAGAGATAAGTTTACTGGATCTGTACAGAGATTTGGCACAAATGGAAAGGGTTGCATAGCTGTTTTAGTATATACACAGCTTATAACTCAGTCCTTCCTTATGTTTCTGAGTACTTCTGGAAACTATGCAAAATGACTGATTCTTGATCTTAATGTATCCAAAGGCCAGTGAGGCTAGATAGTTCATTAGGTCCCATACATGCATGCATACAATCAATCCCCATTCTTCTCAGTGTGTTTTTGTAATCTGACATAAAACTTGGACTGGACAAATTTGCAGTTACTCAAATTTCCTCAGAATAGATCTTGTTCATGCATAATGCATAGCCTTTTCCTTTTGCAGTTCCCAGTTTGTGGTAAATTTCTGTTTCCCCATGAGGAGAATTTACAATTttacattcatagaatcatagagttggaagggatctccagggccatctagtccaaccccatttGACTTGCTATGCATCAGTATGCATAACTGCAGACCCTTCTCATAGAGGGTGAATCAAACACTCATCACATTataaaattaaaaagatgtgcctGAAGACCATCTAATCCAGTCCTCAGCATGCTTGACAAATAATTGTTCTCTATGAGCTGCACGAGTTGGGGTGGGGAAGCAGCCATTACAAGCCTGGCAGCTATGTCCATGAGAACTGATCCTAAAGAataacagtgagagagagagtgagagtgagatggtatatttttatccaactcCATCTCTGATAAGTTTATGGTAGTGTATGAAATTCCCCTTTCCCtgttatcttcacagcaaccctgtgagataaattGGACTGAAAATGAAGATTAGCAAAGGTTGCCCAAggtcaggccttgaattctgcaggagctcacaggagcatatcttctgaacctttctgatggcttcccctcctcctcccacctaccttgtccattgagtagtgggtgcagctgcacaacaatccttggattaggagattgggcagccagccagccaccaggaactttgccacacccccagcagccctcattaacccctggagaagcccacaccacccctttctccacttatgtgattttgggcggcaggtagcttgctggccttttgactgtggtggtggtggtggtggagtggCTCACTGCTGTTCAGCTTTCCtgagacccaggaaggctgagcaggatcAGAGCCTGGGTCCCGGGAAGGCTggctgttgccccagaaggtcagaccagaaccagtgggtgaaattaaatcaaaggagtttctggaCAAACAGCAGGGAGAACTGCATGACAGAGTTCtttctcagtggaagaggcttcctctggaggtggtgggctctccttccttgaaggtttttaaatagaggctagatggtcatctgacagcaatgctgattctgtgaacttagacaaACCACGAGAGTGAGgataggaagggttgcatcagtgcttagttttcacGGTccattcttacatgcccagggaaatgctgattgccagttTGGGATGagtcagtaatttttctccaggccagtctggccagggatcctggaggttttttgccttctgGGCATGGTACAGGGgccactgtgtgtgtgcgtgtgtgtgtgcgtgtgtggggaagtatttgtgaatttcttgcattgtgtagggggttggactagatgaccctgtagtttaccttccaactctatgattctagggttgccaaaaagCAAGCTCACAGCAATGTGAGGATGCTTAATGGAGAAGGAAAATTGGAGAGATAAGCCTCCATGGAGATTgtggtgttatttttttttaatagtggcCCTTTTGGTTTTACCACAGCAGATAATATGTCAACCACTCTAGAATCTGTCTCTCCTTTTGTTTACCTTCACCACTGCTTACTCTGTTTCTACCATGATTTTACTAAGGCTTAGCCTAAGATACAGTTGCCAGccctcaggtcccagtgggggtttccCTGCTTTCGGGGGCTCCAACCTGCCcctctggctggtggggggagcctcACCCCCAagcccagccaccaatggccacccctctctccctcccctcctgcaaaaTTAAAAGGACCCTTCAGCTGATCTGAAGGGAGCATGTGGCCTGCCAATCAGCTTGGGGGACCTTTAGATTTTGCAGAAGGGAGAAAGAGGGGTGGTGGCTAGCTGCCCACCTAAATTCCAGTACTTGCACAAGAATGGCAGGCCAGATTAAGGAGGCAGGCTTGCCTCCCCAATCTGgtgctttctcctcttcttctcatgCTCTGCCATGGcagggtataatatagtgggttctatacattaatgacGCGAGGTAGCattgaacatagctcttttattgaatacagcatagtatagtgctGCCTACGAAGACCgaaaactatatatacacacccaaagttcccatgctgcctgtgactggaccattcaaaccaggcgggggctcttgattggagcagggcagcaggatttggatcctgctgcctattgttcccaagtcccccaagctctgtccttcaggccccagtgagccaggcaagaactccagcttatagatacaattctaagcacatatacaacatccctctCCCCTTAGTTCACAAGCCTAGCTGACGTAGTCATTGAGGTaggctggcttgcgatgctcgctgatggaccacctgagccccggaggtggtggtggagcagACGCAGTTGCAGTGGTGGTGAGTTGAGGGGCTGCCGCTGTATCACTCTCAGCTGGTGGTTCCCGGGCCTCCGTGACTGCCGGCTCCACCTGAAGGGCAGGGCTCTGGGTCCCTACCTCCGCTGCGGTGgtcggggaaggagtggaggtGGCAGTCTGGTTGTCAGGGCTGTAATCCTCAACTTCTACCTTGGGGTTCTTGCGGGACCTCAGCTGGTCAATGTGCCTCCTTATGGTGGACCCCCCCTCTGTTGTAACCTCATACATTACGGACCCCAGCCCCCTGGCAACCCTTGCCGGAATCCaagcaggccccctcccccaaagttcttAGCCATAACCTGGTCCCCCATATCTAGCCCCCGAGGTGCCCGGATCAACTCTGGAACCTTTTGCAGGTCGAGGGCTCTGTGTGGGTGCAATTGGTCTAGTAGGATGGCTACCCGGCAGCCCATGAGGAGtttgtcctgagctaagacaaaaatttgtgaggcagaggctaaaaaactgtgagctagctcacactaactcaccttagagggaacacagattACTGCAGATCACCATAaatgtaaaagaagaagatattggatttatatcccgccctccactccgaagagtctcagagcggctcacaatctcctttaccttcctcccccacaacagacaccctgtgaggtgggtggggctggagagggctctcccagcagctgccctttcaaggacaacctctgccagagctatggctgacccaaggccattccagcaggtgcaaatggaggagtggggaatcgaacccggttctcccaaataagagtccccgcactaccactacaccaaactggctctccaggtgaaAGGAAGAGTGGAGGAAAGTGATGAAATCACCCTTTCACTGCTTTGATAGATTGTTGGGAAATATTAACTTGACTGTTTGTAATATTAGCAGAAGTCTAGTGTTTTACTATAAAGCATGATACAACTTGCTGCCCAGGGTAAGAATGAGAAGGAATGAGTAAAAACTTGAAAataagtgtgtatgtgtatgggggagggggggggccctTGCTTTGCTCCAATGTTGGCACGGCATCTCAGAATATGCAAATGTTTGCTTTTGCCTCAGAACCTAACTAGACATTACAAACTGCACAAGTTTTCAGCTTATATAGTGGCTGCTGAGTTGTTGGTGGCAATTCATGTGTAAATGTTCAGCAGGGTCAAATTCAAACCAGGATTGCTGTGCAGGCGAAGAAGGAATTTCTGCCTTCTCCCTGTTGTGTCCTTAAAGCATGGCATCAGAATAAGGAAGCAGCATAGTTTTAAACAGGAACATAGTTTAATAACAAGGGTTCTTGCTCTTATCTGGAGCTGCAGTGACATCTTCCTTTCTACACAAAGTTCTGGACTATGGCAGTCAAAAACATTGGCCCAGATTAAAGGAACAGAGTTGTGAAAAGCACAATACTCCCTTGTCTGTTTTCAGTAGCTAAAACCATGGGGCCATGAGGGCAAGTTATTTGGTTTATTGGGAGTCAGCATATGCTCTGAAGGCTTGCATGTGCTGGCTCTCTTCAGAGAAAATAACAATTAACATCCAAATCCCCTGGGCTGTTTCAACTGCTAAAATGGCACAAGGAGAAGGCAGGAATTCCTTTTTATTACATACAGTGGTCCCAGTCCAAATATTTGCTGATGCTGCAGCTACAATATAGGTAAGTAAGTAGttctattgttgtagccatagaccataacaacccagcaaaaCCCACAAAGTGTACAACAGCTACAGTATAGCTGTGAGTCCCTGTGAAGAACTCATGCAGTTAGTAACATCTAATTAGCACTGTCTGTCGTAGGTTATCCAGCCTCTCCAATGGCTCCCACATGGGTTATCTGCTTTCAGTGCTGTTGGGCAATGTTTTTTTTCCAGGTTCTCCATATCATTGTGATTCATTTGTGCCCCTCTTGGGGTTTTGTTGGCTTTTATTAGATGTTTCTCAAACATGTTTTGCTCTGAAATTTTGGGAAAGATTGCAATAAAACCTAAAAGGCTGCTGTGTGGCCAAGAAAATTCAGACTCCCCCatccacatggcagccatttccacTGAAATTGTCCCCAAACAGGCCATTTTCTTCCTCCACTACAGGAGGCTTTATGTTTTTTTAGTTAGAGTAACAGTATATATTAATACAATGTTATAACAAGTATGTGTACCAGTGTCTCTGAATCCCCAGcttacattttaaaagaaaagtaaATCTCTACCCTCTCCtgttgtggagatataaggggaaaggtatAACACTAAAATGGAAAgatccacttaaaaaaaaaagtctgggaaTTCCAGCCTCTGGAATTTTTTCATCCTATCCCCTGCTCTGGTGGCAAAGTCCTTCTGATGCTTCCAAGGCTCATTTCTGGCTGTGCTATTGGCCCGGGTTTGCCATGCACATGCGGGAGTGATGTGTTTGTTCTGCCCTGCATGTGTGTGGCCCGTGCCTCAGCTGCCAGGTGGGCAAGTGCTGTCTGATCACTATGATGTGTCTCAACCAGGATTGgcttttttaaagctgagagAATGCTGTGGCTAACTCCCCGTCTGATCACACCAAATATCCAACAATATCTGGCTAGTCAACACTCTAAAAGCGTGTTGTTTCTCCAGCATGAAAAGTGAGTCGAGTGAAATACTAATTGACTTTATTTTCTGCAAAATTAAACATGATTGGTTGCTTAAAAAGAGTCATGTAACACAATATGCACAAAACTatttgtggagagggtgggataaaaatttaaacaaacaaacaaacaaactagggTATTCAGATACAAAGTGGAGGCGCAGCCAGAATTTCAAAGTCTGAAGCTATGCTCTTGTTAGTGTTTAAGGTGCTGCAAGGTTCCTTTTTATTTTGCTATAACAGACTAACATGGAAATTTCTCCAGTAAGCATTATGTGATTTATGATGTGCCATACCTTTCTCTGATGAAACATTCATATATCTTTCAGGCAATCTATGCACAAGAGATCTTCATGACCCAGTCAGAGCAGTTTACACATATCATGTACCATGCTCAAGGATTTATTCAGGTGCTAATTCTAGGGGGATCTCAGAACAATAACCCTCTAAGACAGCTCTTAGCCTGGCTGGTTCGCACATCAGGAGAAGACTTGTTGTTCCAGAAATGGTATACAGAAATACCACTAGAGTGTCAGAGTTCATTCTCCAAGGATTTACAGAGGACCTAGAAGCGAAGATAAGCCTCTTTGTATTATTTctcttcctttattttttttgcttGGTAGGGAATCTGGGAATGGTTGTGTTGATCAGGAGCAGTCCTCAGCTCCATACCCCCATGTACTTTTTCCTGAGGCACTTTTCATTTATGGACGCCTGCGTAACTTCGACCATTGCCCCCAAGATGCTGTTGAACTTCTTGATGAAGAGCAAAGTCATCTCTTATAGTGGATGCATTGTCCAGTTTTTCATGTTTTGTACTTTTACTGATATAGAGGCCTTCATCCTGGCTGTTATGGCATATGATCGCTATGTGGCTATTTGCAAGCCACTGTCCTATTCAGTCATCATGTCAAAGCCATTTTGTATTTGGTTGCTCGCTGCAGCGTACATTGGGGGTGTCATCAGCTCTCTCATTCATACTTGTGCATCTCTAAGGTTATCATTTTGTGGGAATAATTATGTCAACCATTTCTTCTGTGACTTGGCTGCCCTGATAGCCTTAGCCTGCTCAGACACATCTCTCAATGAGTTGCTGCTCTTTATCTTTGGCACCTTGGTTGAAGGGTTCAACATTGTGACCATCCTCACCTCCTATGCATTCATAATCATGACTATTGTCAGGATGCACTCTACAGAAGGCAGGCTCAAAGCCTTCTCTACTTGTGCCTCTCACTTGATAACTTTTGCCCTCTTTCATGGCACTATATTGTTTATGTACTTCCGGCCGTCTTCTGAGTTCTC includes these proteins:
- the LOC132589704 gene encoding olfactory receptor-like protein OLF1; the protein is MVYRNTTRVSEFILQGFTEDLEAKISLFVLFLFLYFFCLVGNLGMVVLIRSSPQLHTPMYFFLRHFSFMDACVTSTIAPKMLLNFLMKSKVISYSGCIVQFFMFCTFTDIEAFILAVMAYDRYVAICKPLSYSVIMSKPFCIWLLAAAYIGGVISSLIHTCASLRLSFCGNNYVNHFFCDLAALIALACSDTSLNELLLFIFGTLVEGFNIVTILTSYAFIIMTIVRMHSTEGRLKAFSTCASHLITFALFHGTILFMYFRPSSEFSMDTDKMVSVFYTVIIPVLNPLIYGLRNKDVKDAIRKLLRRNINPP